In one Acidimicrobium ferrooxidans DSM 10331 genomic region, the following are encoded:
- a CDS encoding KH domain-containing protein, with protein MPATSEPSISPTQGLAIERASSLVLYLTRSLAPEVAERVVVRHEPVRDGELSLSVTVPTEALGRVIGRGGRTATAVRTVVAALAQRSGLSTRVSFSDGHDRPRRGGPRGRSGGRRGRG; from the coding sequence GTGCCCGCGACGAGCGAGCCGTCGATCTCGCCGACGCAGGGGCTCGCAATCGAGCGAGCGTCGTCGCTCGTCCTGTACCTCACGAGATCACTCGCGCCGGAGGTTGCCGAGCGCGTCGTCGTGCGCCACGAGCCGGTGCGCGATGGTGAGCTGTCGCTCTCGGTGACGGTTCCCACGGAAGCGCTCGGTCGAGTCATTGGTCGCGGTGGTCGTACCGCGACGGCGGTGCGCACGGTGGTCGCGGCGCTTGCGCAGCGGTCTGGTCTGTCGACGCGGGTGTCGTTCTCCGATGGTCACGATCGACCTCGGCGAGGTGGGCCTCGGGGCCGATCCGGAGGGCGTCGCGGCCGCGGGTGA
- the rpsP gene encoding 30S ribosomal protein S16, whose amino-acid sequence MAVRLRLTRTGKKKQPQYRIVAADARTPRDGRFLEILGWYQPRQEPSSFSIDLAKAESWIAKGATPSERVAKLLELARAQAAE is encoded by the coding sequence ATGGCAGTGCGGCTACGCCTCACTCGTACCGGCAAGAAGAAGCAGCCGCAGTATCGCATCGTCGCTGCCGATGCGCGGACCCCTCGCGATGGTCGGTTCCTGGAGATCCTTGGTTGGTACCAGCCACGCCAGGAGCCGTCGAGCTTCTCGATCGATCTGGCGAAGGCCGAGTCGTGGATCGCGAAGGGGGCGACCCCATCGGAGCGCGTTGCGAAGCTGTTGGAGCTCGCGCGAGCGCAGGCGGCCGAGTAG
- the ffh gene encoding signal recognition particle protein, which yields MFETLSGRLDGALGRLRRKSRLTQRDVDEALAEIRVALLEADVAVRVVDTILARVEEAAVGAMASASLTPGQQVVKAVHDELLRVLGGEPFRLRYASTPPTVILLAGLQGVGKTTAAAKLALAQLREGRSPLLVAADLQRPGAIEQLRILGERAGVAVVSDGDDPVTVARHGVAEARRLGRDVVIVDTAGRLAIDEALMREVQMVSEAIDPHYRFLVVDAMVGQESVRVAQAFDERLSISAVILTKLDGDARGGAALSVREVVGKPIAFASVGEKLEDFEPFYPDRMASRILGMGDVLSLIERAESTMDHEVAQRGVDRLRQGRFDLNDLLEQMRQVRRLGPLKGVLAMLPGVPKELRNQDIDDAELTRIEAMISSMTREERSNPTMIDASRRARIARGSGTQPAQVAALLKQFRDVHKVLRQAGVGAPSATKRRKPPRRKRK from the coding sequence ATGTTTGAGACGCTGAGTGGCAGGTTGGACGGAGCGCTGGGTCGTCTTCGCCGCAAGAGTCGACTGACCCAGCGCGACGTCGACGAAGCGCTCGCCGAGATCCGAGTCGCGCTGCTCGAGGCGGACGTCGCGGTGCGTGTGGTCGACACGATCCTCGCCCGCGTCGAAGAGGCGGCTGTCGGTGCGATGGCGTCGGCATCGCTGACCCCCGGGCAGCAGGTCGTGAAGGCGGTTCACGATGAGCTCCTCCGGGTGCTCGGCGGCGAGCCCTTCCGTCTCCGCTACGCCTCGACACCCCCGACCGTGATCCTCCTGGCCGGCCTCCAGGGCGTCGGCAAGACCACCGCAGCTGCGAAGCTCGCGCTCGCGCAGCTACGGGAGGGACGGTCGCCGTTGCTGGTCGCGGCCGACCTGCAGCGCCCTGGTGCGATCGAGCAGCTACGGATCTTGGGCGAGCGAGCCGGCGTCGCCGTCGTGAGCGACGGGGACGATCCCGTGACGGTCGCTCGTCACGGTGTCGCCGAGGCGCGACGACTTGGGCGCGACGTCGTCATCGTCGACACAGCGGGTCGCCTGGCCATCGACGAAGCCCTCATGCGCGAAGTGCAGATGGTGTCGGAGGCTATCGATCCGCACTATCGCTTCCTGGTCGTCGACGCGATGGTGGGTCAAGAATCGGTACGAGTGGCTCAGGCGTTCGACGAGCGCCTCTCGATCTCGGCCGTGATCCTCACCAAGCTCGATGGCGACGCACGAGGGGGCGCTGCGCTCTCGGTGCGCGAGGTGGTTGGCAAGCCGATCGCCTTTGCTTCGGTGGGAGAGAAGCTCGAAGACTTCGAGCCGTTCTACCCCGATCGCATGGCATCGCGCATCCTGGGTATGGGCGATGTGCTCTCACTCATCGAGCGGGCCGAGTCGACGATGGATCACGAGGTAGCCCAGCGAGGAGTGGATCGTCTCCGCCAGGGCCGCTTCGACCTCAACGATCTGCTCGAGCAGATGCGCCAGGTCCGTCGGCTCGGGCCCCTGAAGGGGGTACTGGCCATGCTGCCCGGAGTTCCCAAGGAGTTGCGCAACCAGGACATCGATGATGCGGAGCTCACACGCATCGAGGCGATGATCTCGTCGATGACGAGGGAAGAGCGGAGCAATCCGACCATGATCGATGCATCGAGGCGAGCTCGGATCGCGCGTGGCTCGGGCACACAACCAGCGCAGGTCGCCGCGCTGCTCAAGCAGTTTCGCGACGTGCACAAGGTGCTCCGCCAAGCGGGTGTTGGCGCGCCGAGTGCGACCAAGCGACGCAAGCCTCCTCGGCGCAAGCGGAAGTAA
- the ftsY gene encoding signal recognition particle-docking protein FtsY has product MVLDIVLLVVLVFAIATAALLVRRRPRVGPHAREESIPASESAAPDEAAAVIGQSRPRTLEGAMRRSSGRFRDLRRRIGGLDRDALFQTMEEVLLESDLGPTLTAAVLDEVRRETGRGASADDLWQALRRALRARLLSGDRSLAVAAELPTVILVVGVNGAGKTTTVGKLAARLRERGDVVIAAADTFRAAATEQVAVWAERSGVRLVAGQQGADPGAVVFDAVDAAKARGAAVVVCDTAGRLQNKANLMAELGKVRRVAEKAAGHVDEVLLVVDATTGQNGLSQARVFGEVTGLTGVVLTKLDGSAKGGIALAIEHEFKVPVKLVGVGEALEDLQPFDPDDFVDALLDMSGSEAGPDSMRGDEADV; this is encoded by the coding sequence ATGGTCTTGGACATCGTATTGCTGGTCGTTCTCGTGTTCGCGATTGCCACGGCGGCACTGCTTGTTCGTCGTCGTCCACGCGTGGGCCCGCATGCGCGCGAAGAGTCGATTCCGGCGAGCGAATCGGCAGCGCCGGACGAAGCCGCAGCGGTCATCGGTCAGTCTCGTCCGCGCACCCTCGAGGGTGCGATGCGACGCTCATCGGGTCGGTTCCGGGACCTGCGTCGGCGAATCGGCGGGCTCGATCGGGACGCGCTCTTCCAGACGATGGAGGAGGTCCTGCTCGAGAGTGATCTCGGCCCCACGTTGACGGCGGCGGTCCTCGATGAGGTTCGACGTGAGACGGGACGCGGCGCGTCGGCAGATGACCTCTGGCAGGCTCTCCGGAGAGCCCTGCGTGCTCGCCTCCTGAGTGGCGACCGATCGCTTGCGGTAGCGGCAGAGCTACCGACCGTGATACTCGTGGTCGGCGTCAACGGGGCAGGCAAGACGACGACCGTCGGCAAGCTCGCAGCGCGCTTGCGCGAGCGGGGAGATGTGGTGATCGCTGCTGCGGACACCTTCCGAGCGGCCGCAACGGAACAAGTCGCGGTCTGGGCGGAGCGTTCCGGGGTTCGGCTGGTGGCGGGCCAGCAGGGTGCCGATCCCGGTGCCGTTGTGTTCGATGCGGTCGACGCAGCCAAGGCGCGTGGCGCCGCGGTCGTCGTGTGTGACACCGCAGGGCGTCTCCAGAACAAGGCGAACTTGATGGCGGAGCTTGGCAAGGTCCGCCGGGTCGCCGAGAAGGCGGCCGGCCACGTCGACGAGGTCTTGTTGGTGGTCGACGCGACGACGGGACAGAACGGGTTGAGTCAGGCCCGCGTGTTCGGCGAGGTGACTGGGCTCACCGGGGTCGTCCTCACCAAGCTCGACGGATCAGCCAAGGGCGGTATCGCGCTCGCGATCGAGCACGAGTTCAAGGTGCCGGTGAAGCTCGTTGGGGTGGGAGAGGCCCTCGAGGACCTTCAACCGTTTGATCCTGATGACTTCGTCGATGCCTTGCTCGACATGAGTGGATCGGAGGCGGGACCCGATTCCATGCGAGGAGACGAGGCCGATGTTTGA
- a CDS encoding RNA polymerase sigma factor: MPEAAMSTDDAQRESVDIDRLRTGDPDEFGRWVRHVGPALRGFLRASGVADVDDILQDVWLRLVRSLSRFDGDEDGLRRLTFTIAYRSRADALRALGRRREVAFDPAELPHPTLSPEDIDDGTVTALLRRLPEQQALVIGLRVFGGFAATEVSDMLGIPDATVRSLAHRGLKAMARLLEQQSPSSLEAPS, encoded by the coding sequence ATGCCGGAGGCGGCGATGTCGACCGACGACGCGCAACGCGAGTCCGTCGACATCGATCGCCTCCGTACAGGCGACCCGGACGAATTCGGGCGATGGGTACGTCACGTTGGCCCGGCCCTACGAGGATTCCTCCGCGCCTCAGGAGTTGCAGACGTCGACGACATCCTGCAGGATGTGTGGCTTCGGCTGGTCCGTTCTCTCAGTCGCTTCGACGGCGACGAAGACGGTTTACGCCGCCTGACGTTCACGATCGCCTATCGATCGCGTGCGGATGCACTACGCGCGCTTGGACGGCGCCGCGAGGTCGCTTTCGATCCTGCCGAACTCCCACATCCGACGTTGTCGCCGGAGGACATCGATGACGGCACCGTCACAGCCCTCCTCAGACGGCTACCGGAGCAGCAAGCGCTCGTGATCGGCCTTCGTGTCTTCGGCGGCTTCGCTGCCACTGAGGTAAGCGACATGCTCGGGATACCCGATGCGACCGTACGGAGCCTCGCACATCGGGGACTCAAGGCCATGGCACGGCTCCTCGAGCAACAATCCCCGTCGTCGCTGGAGGCACCCTCGTGA
- a CDS encoding chromosome segregation SMC family protein — MRLRALTMRGFKSFADPVTVRFGSGINAIVGPNGSGKSNVVDALTWVLGTQSPRMLRLARMDEVIFQGSAHRPALGRAEVELTLDDPDDESGLGVAEIALTRRVERGGEASYRINGRAARLQDVVEVLQGANIGRSQHVVVSQGEIDALAGASGDVLRTMLEDASRVTLLRRQRQVTLEQLRRAEEALAELEREDRDLRRQRRPLVAQVERAEARRALEARWQVLALAAARRALERRAEELAAAERDVESCSRDVADAEAALVLLEGEVDDAPRVDPEPVAEGARRLRELEVRLTRAIASIDEHQRLVDAERARDQRRRAIAEEHDEVVATLTGLEERARALALMRERLEQERAAIETVDVEPLRAELDQVRRERVRLETLLQERERAAERARAQAERVRLERARDRELERHLNDRDAALAAERAAAEAALAEAEEALADAARELAEAGELVERVQRDRAVLAERHSSLTAEARRIDVELRSVLEAVGDEGQGRLTIDVVRSGTAGIDVALAALGELAEARIVQSVGELDPTVEVESAVVIEEVEGEHGSAAVGWAPGPLGARLAQARVVESVLEEVRVGRAHGLLVDAAGWVSDDGWIRRGRSIRALLRLRRRQLEDEAVTIAAELQGVGEELAAVDAALREARAVVERCRSTHVEELNRREARRRDLERIRTEQARIDRDRATVVARLATELPTVDIEDVDEDVGRRAAELQAREAAAADRLAMAIEAGQAAERARQALDEQLVGVRLDATREQQRALAARERLDQLERERARLDEARVRATPVPRELVERAHALANAVALTLRGLDEQLQLLLAWESRHRAEAERLRMQRRSAEAALVTARERLLEAMGRAERARARLAAEQEMWCLRLHVELADIEGARLPSDVAPNDVERTLHEVEDALGTFGEVNGLASVQLRELDARREELGAVLAEARGVRAVISEGLERLEEEMRRRVLTTVEEVGSAFRSIIGELFPGGGGSVELEAGADPLAATVRVDVDLPTKRVRRLALLSGGERSLVGLALLFAMLEVRPVPFLVLDEADAALDERNLTRLVELLRRVGRSSQVLVVTHQRRTMEAADVLLGVSIAPSGVSTVVRHDLGEAGLEGVQVATD; from the coding sequence GTGCGACTACGTGCGCTCACGATGCGCGGTTTCAAGTCGTTCGCGGATCCGGTCACGGTGCGATTCGGATCGGGGATCAACGCGATCGTCGGGCCCAATGGATCCGGGAAGTCGAACGTCGTCGATGCTCTGACCTGGGTGCTCGGCACCCAGAGTCCCAGGATGCTCCGACTCGCTCGCATGGACGAGGTGATCTTCCAGGGCAGCGCGCACCGTCCTGCGCTCGGTCGGGCCGAGGTCGAACTCACCTTGGACGACCCAGACGACGAGAGCGGACTTGGTGTCGCGGAGATCGCTCTGACCCGGCGAGTCGAGCGTGGGGGAGAGGCGAGCTATCGAATCAACGGCCGTGCGGCGCGTCTCCAGGACGTGGTGGAGGTCCTCCAAGGGGCGAACATCGGTCGGAGCCAACACGTCGTCGTCTCCCAGGGCGAGATCGATGCCCTCGCTGGGGCGTCCGGTGACGTCCTGCGCACCATGCTGGAGGACGCATCGAGGGTCACGCTGCTCCGGCGCCAACGGCAGGTGACCCTCGAGCAACTCCGGCGTGCGGAGGAGGCGCTGGCGGAGCTCGAGCGCGAGGACCGAGACCTTCGACGCCAACGTCGACCGCTGGTCGCGCAGGTCGAGCGCGCGGAGGCACGTCGCGCGCTCGAGGCCCGATGGCAGGTACTCGCGCTCGCGGCGGCTCGTCGAGCGCTCGAGCGCCGTGCCGAAGAGCTTGCGGCTGCGGAGCGTGACGTTGAGTCGTGCAGTCGCGACGTTGCCGATGCCGAGGCGGCACTCGTACTCCTCGAGGGGGAGGTCGACGATGCGCCTCGTGTGGACCCGGAGCCGGTCGCAGAGGGTGCGCGGCGTCTTCGCGAGCTCGAGGTGCGCTTGACACGGGCGATCGCGTCGATCGATGAGCACCAGCGCCTCGTCGATGCCGAGCGTGCTCGCGACCAGCGACGGCGGGCGATCGCGGAGGAGCATGATGAGGTGGTCGCGACCCTGACCGGACTCGAGGAGCGCGCACGCGCACTCGCGCTGATGCGCGAGCGTCTCGAGCAGGAACGAGCCGCGATCGAGACCGTCGACGTCGAGCCGCTGCGGGCAGAGCTCGATCAGGTGCGTCGCGAGCGCGTGCGTCTCGAGACGCTTCTCCAGGAGCGCGAGCGGGCCGCGGAGCGTGCGCGCGCGCAGGCGGAGCGGGTGCGGCTCGAACGGGCGCGTGACCGCGAGCTCGAGCGCCACTTGAACGACCGAGATGCGGCGTTGGCCGCCGAGCGTGCGGCGGCCGAGGCAGCGTTGGCCGAGGCCGAGGAGGCGCTCGCGGACGCAGCCCGCGAGCTCGCCGAGGCCGGGGAGCTGGTCGAGCGTGTTCAGCGAGATCGTGCAGTCCTTGCCGAACGACACAGCAGTTTGACGGCCGAAGCACGTCGCATCGATGTTGAGCTGCGGAGCGTGCTCGAGGCCGTCGGGGACGAGGGGCAGGGCCGACTGACGATCGATGTCGTGCGTTCGGGGACAGCTGGCATTGACGTCGCGCTTGCTGCGCTCGGCGAGCTCGCCGAGGCGCGGATCGTTCAGTCGGTCGGCGAGCTCGACCCGACGGTCGAGGTGGAAAGCGCCGTCGTCATCGAGGAGGTCGAAGGGGAGCACGGGAGTGCGGCGGTGGGTTGGGCGCCCGGACCACTGGGTGCGCGACTCGCACAGGCGAGAGTCGTCGAGAGCGTGCTCGAGGAGGTGCGTGTCGGCCGAGCGCACGGTCTCCTCGTCGACGCTGCCGGCTGGGTGAGCGACGATGGGTGGATTCGGCGGGGTCGCAGCATTCGTGCGTTGCTGCGGCTACGACGGCGTCAGCTCGAGGATGAGGCGGTGACGATCGCCGCGGAGCTCCAGGGCGTCGGCGAGGAGCTCGCGGCCGTTGATGCGGCGCTTCGGGAGGCGCGAGCCGTTGTCGAGCGATGTCGCAGCACGCATGTCGAGGAGCTCAACCGTCGTGAAGCGAGGCGCCGGGATCTCGAGCGGATCAGGACCGAGCAGGCGCGGATCGATCGCGATCGCGCGACGGTCGTCGCGCGCCTCGCGACAGAGCTCCCGACTGTCGACATCGAGGACGTCGACGAGGATGTCGGACGTCGCGCCGCCGAACTTCAAGCGCGAGAGGCGGCGGCGGCCGACCGACTGGCGATGGCCATCGAAGCTGGCCAGGCCGCAGAGCGGGCTCGGCAAGCGCTTGATGAGCAGCTCGTCGGCGTGCGACTGGATGCGACTCGAGAGCAGCAGCGGGCGTTGGCGGCTCGGGAGCGCCTCGATCAGCTCGAGCGCGAACGTGCGCGCCTTGACGAGGCCAGGGTTCGTGCGACGCCAGTACCACGTGAGCTCGTGGAGCGTGCCCACGCTTTGGCGAACGCAGTTGCCCTCACGCTGCGCGGTCTTGACGAGCAGCTGCAGCTGCTGCTTGCTTGGGAGTCGCGGCACCGTGCCGAGGCCGAGCGGCTGCGGATGCAACGTCGGTCGGCCGAGGCAGCGCTCGTGACGGCGCGTGAGCGATTGCTCGAGGCGATGGGGCGCGCCGAGCGAGCTCGAGCCCGGCTCGCCGCCGAGCAAGAGATGTGGTGCCTTCGCCTCCACGTCGAGCTCGCTGACATCGAAGGTGCCCGCCTGCCCTCGGATGTCGCACCGAACGACGTTGAGCGGACGTTGCACGAGGTCGAAGATGCCTTGGGGACCTTCGGCGAGGTGAACGGTCTCGCGAGTGTCCAGTTGCGCGAGCTCGACGCTCGACGAGAGGAGCTCGGCGCGGTGCTTGCGGAGGCCCGTGGGGTGCGGGCTGTCATCAGTGAGGGACTCGAGCGGCTCGAGGAGGAGATGCGCCGCCGCGTGCTGACCACGGTCGAGGAGGTCGGGTCGGCGTTTCGGAGCATCATTGGGGAGCTCTTCCCTGGCGGAGGCGGTTCGGTCGAGCTCGAGGCTGGTGCCGATCCGCTGGCGGCGACGGTTCGTGTCGATGTCGATCTGCCAACCAAGCGCGTGCGTCGGTTGGCGTTGCTGTCGGGCGGCGAGCGCTCGCTCGTGGGGCTCGCGCTGTTGTTCGCCATGCTGGAGGTTCGACCCGTACCGTTTCTCGTGCTCGACGAAGCCGACGCCGCGCTCGACGAGCGCAATCTGACTCGTCTGGTCGAACTGCTGCGCCGGGTGGGACGCTCGAGCCAGGTGCTCGTGGTGACCCACCAGCGACGGACCATGGAGGCCGCCGATGTGCTGCTTGGTGTCTCGATTGCGCCGAGCGGAGTATCGACGGTCGTGCGTCATGACCTTGGCGAGGCGGGCCTTGAGGGCGTTCAGGTCGCGACGGACTAG
- the mutM gene encoding bifunctional DNA-formamidopyrimidine glycosylase/DNA-(apurinic or apyrimidinic site) lyase: MPEAPEVERVREVLAARVEGATLEGIRMVGRRLVRRHDPELLATVSGRPIVSMRRIGKFLVFDLGTDALVVHLGMAGRLVVSDASATATHVQLVLDFRRAVITLVDPRTFSEAFVDVLGTDGRPRRLAGLGPDVFGPEEEIAASLERHAARSRRAIKTALLDQRVVAGLGNMYADETLFRVGVHPSTPMNVLGRRLVAIAEAAGDVAREALAAGGTTFADRAYRDPLDRPGAFGARLAVYQRAGSPCPRCATSIVRRVLQGRSAHWCPRCQQGGG; encoded by the coding sequence GTGCCGGAGGCGCCTGAGGTCGAGCGGGTGCGCGAGGTGCTGGCCGCACGTGTCGAGGGGGCGACGCTCGAGGGGATCCGCATGGTTGGACGGCGCCTCGTGCGCCGGCACGACCCGGAGCTCTTGGCGACGGTGTCGGGGCGCCCGATCGTGTCGATGCGACGCATCGGCAAGTTCCTGGTGTTCGATCTCGGCACCGACGCGCTGGTCGTGCACCTCGGCATGGCTGGACGTCTCGTCGTCTCGGACGCCTCGGCGACGGCGACCCACGTCCAGCTCGTTCTCGACTTCCGTCGCGCCGTCATCACACTGGTCGATCCGCGCACGTTCTCCGAGGCCTTCGTTGACGTCCTCGGCACCGACGGGCGGCCGCGTCGGCTCGCGGGGCTCGGTCCCGACGTGTTCGGTCCCGAGGAGGAGATCGCAGCGAGCCTCGAACGGCACGCTGCGAGGTCTCGGCGTGCGATCAAGACGGCGCTCCTGGATCAGCGCGTGGTGGCGGGTCTTGGCAACATGTACGCTGACGAGACCCTCTTTCGTGTCGGTGTCCATCCGAGCACCCCGATGAACGTGCTGGGGCGACGCCTCGTGGCGATCGCCGAGGCTGCGGGCGATGTCGCCCGGGAGGCGCTCGCAGCGGGCGGTACGACCTTCGCGGATCGGGCCTATCGCGACCCGCTCGATCGGCCTGGCGCCTTTGGCGCGCGCCTCGCCGTCTACCAACGTGCGGGCAGTCCGTGCCCCAGGTGCGCTACGTCGATCGTCCGGAGGGTCTTGCAGGGCCGATCAGCGCACTGGTGCCCGCGGTGCCAGCAGGGAGGGGGCTGA
- a CDS encoding ribonuclease III family protein, translated as MSRAKRRERSILELIPAALRDHPVVRQALVHKSASRDPLDSNERLEFLGDAVIELVVSDYLYRRYPDVDEGRLTQVRSALVSRRSLGSVGVQGGLLEAITVGQADALGPVLAANAVEALAGAVYLAGGFQLSVAFVLAILGPSLERVDGDLVLGDYKSLLHQALAKLHHQPPRYKVSWSGPDHDRRYRVVVQLPGGFEAAGEGASRKEAEQEACRLAILEANRRAEAAGLAQATTEAPSRPPRRRSSRRASPRPSEPERAGGA; from the coding sequence GTGAGCCGAGCGAAGCGGCGGGAGCGGTCGATCCTCGAGCTCATTCCCGCTGCGCTCCGCGACCATCCGGTCGTACGTCAAGCGCTCGTCCACAAGTCAGCGAGCCGCGATCCGCTGGACTCCAACGAGCGGTTGGAGTTCCTCGGCGACGCGGTGATCGAGCTCGTGGTCTCCGACTATCTCTATCGGCGCTATCCGGACGTCGATGAGGGTCGCCTGACCCAGGTGCGCTCAGCTCTCGTCTCTCGACGCTCGCTCGGCTCCGTCGGGGTCCAAGGCGGGCTGCTCGAGGCGATCACGGTCGGCCAAGCAGATGCTCTTGGCCCTGTCCTGGCGGCCAACGCGGTCGAGGCGCTCGCTGGTGCTGTCTATCTCGCCGGAGGATTCCAGCTCTCGGTCGCGTTCGTCCTCGCGATCCTCGGGCCCTCGCTGGAGCGCGTCGATGGCGACCTGGTGCTCGGTGACTACAAGTCCCTGCTCCATCAAGCGCTCGCCAAGCTGCACCACCAGCCACCCCGCTACAAAGTCTCGTGGTCCGGGCCCGATCACGACCGTCGCTATCGGGTCGTCGTGCAGCTTCCTGGAGGCTTCGAGGCAGCCGGCGAAGGGGCGTCGCGCAAGGAGGCGGAGCAGGAGGCGTGCCGCCTTGCGATCCTCGAGGCGAACCGTCGGGCAGAAGCTGCCGGCCTCGCTCAGGCAACGACGGAGGCTCCCTCGCGACCCCCGCGGCGTCGCAGTAGCCGCCGCGCCTCGCCACGCCCATCGGAGCCGGAGCGTGCCGGAGGCGCCTGA